In Mauremys reevesii isolate NIE-2019 linkage group 8, ASM1616193v1, whole genome shotgun sequence, a single genomic region encodes these proteins:
- the PARS2 gene encoding probable proline--tRNA ligase, mitochondrial: protein MVSRRTASSGTSSESSRFGLWEYHVPRNCLSDWLARPSLRDGSFGACAHRMAVGGHLGRGGGTGFGRGSSMALGMEWLPRRWKELLPGLTTRTLQRQYRYRCHHGPPHRAKRLVLSQLFQPLNLREDSVAGLESKPDDLTCKSQRLMIQAGLIYPSSPGCYYYMPYTVRAMEKLVKVIDQEMQAIGGQKLNMPSLSSAELWRTSGRWDLMGKELFRLADRHSKEYCLGPTHEETIADLIASQGSLSYKQLPLLLYQITRKFRDEPKPRFGLLRSREFYMKDMYTFDTCEEAARRTYSLVSEAYCNVFNSLGFHFVKVQADTGSIGGSMSHEFQLPAGIGEDRLMICSNCSFSANVETINPDQTDCPVCKGKLSETKGIEVGHTFYLGTKYSSVFNVSFHTAQNKPVLAEMGCYGLGITRILAASVEVLSTEDSIRWPTLIAPYQVCLIPPKKGSREEMGAMLMDNLYDSIVEAVPQIKGEAVLDDRTHLTIGKRLKDANRLGYPYVIIAGKKVFDNPPEFEVWNQNTGEIMFLTKEGVIELLSKVQVP, encoded by the exons ATGGTGTCACGAAGAACGGCATCTTCCGGCACATCCTCTGAATCGAGCCGTTTCGGGCTCTGGGAGTATCACGTGCCACGGAACTGCCTTTCTGATTGGCTAGCTAGACCTAGCCTCCGGGACGGGTCTTTTGGCGCATGCGCACATCGCATGGCCGTTGGCGGGCACTTGGGCCGCGGCGGAGGGACGGG GTTTGGCAGAGGCTCCTCCATGGCCCTGGGGATGGAATGGCTGCCAAGACGATGGAAGGAATTGCTTCCTGGTCTGACAACCCGTACCCTCCAGAGGCAGTATCGTTATAGATGTCACCATGGTCCCCCTCACCGAGCAAAGCGTCTggtgctgtcccagctctttcagcctCTGAATCTTCGAGAGGACAGTGTGGCTGGGCTGGAGAGCAAACCTGATGATCTGACATGTAAGAGTCAGaggctgatgatacaagcagggtTAATCTACCCCTCTAGCCCCGGCTGCTACTACTACATGCCTTACACTGTTCGAGCAATGGAGAAGCTTGTCAAGGTGATAGACCAAGAAATGCAGGCTATCGGGGGGCAGAAGCTAAATATGCCCAGTTTAAGTTCTGCAGAGCTCTGGAGAACCAGTGGGCGGTGGGATTTAATGGGCAAAGAGCTCTTCCGACTTGCAGACAGGCACAGCAAAGAGTACTGTCTAGGGCCAACTCATGAAGAGACCATTGCCGACCTGATTGCTTCCCAAGGAAGCTTGTCCTACAAGCAGCTGCCGCTCCTGCTATATCAGATAACACGGAAGTTTCGAGATGAGCCCAAGCCCCGTTTTGGCTTGCTGCGCAGCAGGGAATTCTACATGAAGGACATGTACACATTTGACACCTGTGAGGAAGCTGCTCGCCGGACCTACAGCCTGGTGTCTGAGGCCTACTGCAACGTGTTTAACAGCTTGGGGTTCCACTTTGTCAAAGTGCAGgcagacacgggcagcattgggGGGAGCATGTCCCACGAGTTCCAGCTCCCCGCAGGCATTGGAGAGGACAGGCTGATGATCTGCTCCAACTGTAGTTTTTCAGCCAATGTGGAAACAATAAATCCTGACCAGACAGACTGTCCAGTTTGCAAAGGAAAACTGTCTGAGACCAAAGGGATCGAAGTTGGGCATACATTTTATCTGGGCACCAAGTATTCTTCTGTTTTTAATGTCAGCTTCCACACTGCCCAAAACAAACCAGTCCTAGCAGAAATGGGTTGCTATGGCTTGGGCATAACTCGGATTCTGGCTGCTTCTGTCGAGGTGCTTTCAACAGAAGACAGCATCCGTTGGCCAACCCTCATTGCACCTTACCAGGTCTGCCTCATTCCCCCTAAGAAAGGCAGCAGGGAAGAGATGGGTGCGATGTTAATGGATAATTTATATGACAGTATTGTTGAAGCCGTGCCTCAGATTAAAGGGGAAGCTGTGCTGGATGACAGGACTCACTTGACCATTGGTAAAAGATTAAAAGATGCTAACAGACTTGGTTACCCATATGTTATAATAGCTGGGAAGAAAGTTTTTGATAATCCCCCCGAGTTTGAAGTTTGGAATCAAAACACTGGGGAGATCATGTTCCTTACTAAAGAAGGAGTAATTGAATTGCTAAGTAAAGTGCAAGTTCCATAA